Proteins co-encoded in one Flavobacterium sp. M31R6 genomic window:
- a CDS encoding beta-ketoacyl synthase chain length factor → MKKTYINGLGCISVQKTFDTVFLEEAELNENDTILPLKTPVYKDFIPPVAIRRMAKGVKNGIVASALALREAKLETVDAIITGTGMGCIEDSEKFLKAILDNDEQFLTPTSFIQSTHNTVGGQIALGLQCKAYNLTYVNGSVSFESALFDAKMMIEEEEASSILVGGIDETADYTMSLFKLAGFIKKENQGPYSILGSTTKGVVFGEGATFFALENEIRENTIAEILDVEILNKLNVSEVENKILAFLAANSLEITDIDAVLLGYNGDVDSDLYYKNLSNTTFVNTPQVYYKHLSGEYDTASAFGLWVGSKIIQTQNIPDIIKLNALDKQSYKTILLYNQRNGIDHSFTLISSC, encoded by the coding sequence ATGAAAAAGACATATATCAATGGATTAGGTTGTATTTCGGTTCAAAAAACGTTCGACACTGTTTTTTTGGAAGAAGCAGAATTAAACGAAAATGATACTATTTTACCATTAAAAACACCTGTTTACAAAGATTTTATACCTCCAGTTGCCATCAGAAGAATGGCAAAAGGAGTCAAAAATGGTATTGTGGCTTCTGCTCTTGCTCTTAGAGAAGCAAAGTTGGAAACCGTTGACGCAATAATTACAGGAACGGGAATGGGATGCATTGAAGACTCTGAGAAGTTTTTGAAAGCCATATTGGATAATGACGAACAATTTTTGACTCCCACTTCTTTTATTCAATCGACGCACAATACGGTTGGAGGTCAAATTGCTTTGGGATTGCAATGCAAAGCCTATAATCTGACGTATGTAAATGGTTCTGTTTCTTTTGAATCTGCTCTTTTTGACGCCAAAATGATGATTGAAGAAGAAGAAGCTTCAAGCATATTGGTTGGAGGAATTGATGAAACTGCCGATTATACCATGTCATTGTTTAAATTGGCAGGATTTATAAAGAAAGAAAATCAAGGACCATATTCGATTTTAGGGTCTACTACAAAAGGAGTCGTTTTTGGTGAAGGAGCCACTTTTTTTGCTTTAGAAAACGAAATAAGAGAGAATACAATTGCCGAAATTTTGGATGTAGAAATCCTTAATAAATTGAATGTGTCGGAAGTTGAAAATAAAATCCTTGCTTTTCTTGCTGCCAATAGTTTAGAAATTACCGATATTGATGCAGTTTTGCTGGGTTATAATGGAGATGTGGATTCTGACTTATATTATAAAAATCTGTCTAATACAACTTTTGTAAACACACCACAAGTATATTACAAGCATTTGAGTGGGGAGTACGATACGGCTTCGGCATTTGGGTTATGGGTTGGATCCAAAATTATCCAAACTCAAAATATTCCTGATATTATAAAGCTAAATGCGTTGGATAAACAATCCTATAAAACAATTCTTTTGTACAATCAACGCAACGGAATTGATCATAGTTTCACTTTAATCTCGAGCTGTTGA
- a CDS encoding polysaccharide deacetylase family protein: MKHKIVNAFFVLVLMLLVMVSFFAVVEIKYFALVACLWLLIVFWGSTFIASNYHVKTYCSNPFETEKKIALTFDDGPNEMTLLVLDVLRKYNAKATFFCVGKNIEVHPNILKKIIDEGHIVGNHSYSHSPFFDFYRKNQVITEIRQTDALIESVLGKKPTLFRPPYGVTNPSIRRALSVTKHKTVGWNIRSLDGVVKNEEFLLNRIIKRIKPGGIVLLHDTSIQTVNVLEQLLSFLKTNNYTVVPLEELLNIKAYED, translated from the coding sequence TTGAAACATAAAATAGTAAATGCTTTTTTTGTTTTGGTTTTAATGCTGCTCGTTATGGTAAGTTTTTTTGCAGTGGTAGAAATCAAGTATTTTGCGCTTGTCGCTTGTCTTTGGTTATTGATTGTGTTTTGGGGTTCTACGTTTATTGCTTCCAATTATCATGTCAAAACCTACTGCAGCAATCCATTCGAAACCGAAAAAAAAATTGCTCTTACCTTTGATGATGGTCCGAATGAAATGACGTTGTTGGTTTTGGATGTTTTGAGAAAATACAACGCTAAGGCCACTTTTTTTTGCGTTGGAAAAAATATAGAAGTACATCCTAATATTTTAAAGAAGATAATAGATGAAGGACATATCGTAGGAAATCATTCCTATAGTCATTCGCCTTTTTTTGATTTTTACAGAAAAAATCAAGTGATTACCGAAATTAGACAAACCGATGCTTTGATTGAATCTGTTTTAGGAAAAAAGCCAACGCTTTTCAGACCGCCTTATGGTGTTACGAATCCTTCCATTCGTAGAGCACTATCAGTTACGAAGCACAAGACGGTCGGTTGGAATATTAGATCTTTGGATGGAGTTGTCAAAAATGAAGAATTTCTTTTGAATCGAATTATAAAAAGAATTAAACCTGGAGGAATCGTACTTTTGCACGATACATCGATTCAAACGGTAAATGTGTTAGAACAATTGCTATCGTTTTTAAAAACCAATAATTATACCGTTGTTCCTTTAGA